A segment of the Prevotella sp. HUN102 genome:
TTCCAATTAACCGTAGACGATACTTTCAAACCTGTGCCCAAGGAGCGCAGGGAAAGAATCAGAAATTTTGATACAGGCAACGGCGATACGATTGTAGACCGTATAGACGACGGTGGATATCAGTATATCATCAAGGATATTGGGGGTGCAGATTGCTCATTGCTGATAACCAATAGGGATTTTTCTGATTGCAGGTGTGCCCTGAACGGCAATTTCAATATGCGGACGTTCGGCCTTAACAATGCGCTGATGCTGATTTTTGCATTTGCTGGCGCACGTAAGCAGACGCTTCTCGTACACGCTTCGCTTGTCCGCAACAATGGATACGGCTATGCTTTCATTGCCAAGAGTGGAACGGGTAAGTCTACGCAAGTGAGTATGTGGCTCCGCTATATTCCCGGCAGCGACTTGATGAACGACGACAATCCTATTATCCGCTTCATTGATGGCGAATTCTGGATTTTTGGTGGCCCTTGGAGTGGCAAGACTCCTTGCTATCGGAATGTGAAAGCGCGTCTCGGAGCCATCACACGCATTGACCGTGCAACGGAAAACTCCGTTGAGAAGCTCTCTCCTATCGAGGCTTTCGCGTCTTTCCTACCCTCCTGTTCGAGTATGAAGTGGGATTCGGAGATTTATAACGCCATCTGCGACACGATAACAAAGGTGGTGGAAACCACCGGAATCTATACCTTGCATTGTCTGCCCAATGAAGAGGCGGCGCAGGTTTGCCATAATGCCATTGCGGTAAAATAAATACAATATGCCGGGAAAACTTGCAGTAACGGAAATTCAATTTGCAAATGCACAGCTTCTGCCCGAGATTGTGAAGATGCTGAACGAGGGACGCACAGTTACGTTGCGTCTGAAAGGTTTTTCTATGCGCCCTTTTCTGGAAGACAACCGCGATAAGGCATTGCTCATTAAGCCCAGTAATGTAAAGATTGGCGATCCCGTTCTTGCGGAAATAGAACCGAAACATTTTGTGCTCCACCGTATCATCAGGATTGAAGGAGAGAATGTTACGCTCTTAGGCGACGGTAATCTGGGCGTGGAGCATTGCAAGTTGGAAAATATTGTCGGGGCAGTTGTTGGATTCTATCGCAAAGGCAGGTCGGAAATGGACAGAACCGATGCTTGGAAATGGAAGACTTACAGCAGAATATGGATGACTTTACGACCTGCAAGAAGGTATCTTTTAGGCATTTATCGCAGATTGTGGATACCTGTTTTTGGTACGATTTAAAAATAAAAACTATAATATAATGAAAGCAAAGAATGGATTTAACCTCCGTCAGGTTTGCGGAGAGAATATAATTGTTGCAGAAGGTAAAGAGAATATCGACTTCAGCAATATCATATCTATGAACGAAAGCTCGGCTTTTCTGTGGAAAGAAGTTCAGAATCTGCCGTCGTTCACGGTAGATGATATGGTTAGGATTCTTACTGATGCCTATGATGTGGATGAGGATACGGCTCGAAAGGATGCAGCTACGTTGGCTTCGCAATGGGGAACAACCGGAATCATAGAGGGAGATGATATTCCTGTAATTGAAGAAAGCGCAACTTTATCAGAAAACAACTCTCCAGTTTTCGAAGAAACTCCAAAGGAAGAAAAGAAGGAAGTCCTAAAGAAGCCATCAGGTGTTATAGAAAAGGAGAATAAAGTATCTCAATAAATAAGCCCAAGCTACCAAGTATATAATTAACGTGAGTTCGACGAATTCAGAACAAAGCAAGCTGTGTGTCCAATGTCCTTTGTACATTGATGCACGGCTTCTTTGGAAACAGGCAATAGGCCGCAATGCCCCCCAATAAATTGACGATGAAATTGTCAAAGGACCGATGCCTGGAGTGCTCCACCTGTGCAATGTTCTTGAGTTCATCGTTCACCGTTTCTATGATAGCCCTCTTTCTGAGCAGCAGTTTGTCCGAGACGCTCATCAATGCTCCTTTCATGTTGCTTTTCAACTTGGTAATAAGTTGTATGCCATCAACGAAAAGTCTTTGGAAGAGCCCCTTGCTGATATATCCCTTGTCACCGACCAACTTGCCATGTATAAACTCTACAAAGGCTTTGTATTCCAAAGGCTTACGGTCATCAAGACCACCTGGGGTAATCATGAAGTTGAGAAGTTCTCCTCTCTCGTTGCAGATTAAATGCAACTTGAATCCGAAGAACCACCCCATGGAGCATTTCCCTCTTTGGGCAATGCCCCTGAAAACCTTATGAATGTGTATTCTCTGGTTTCGGCAGACGCGAAGAGGTGTACTGTCAACAAAACTGATGTCTGTGCATTTGCCCAGCAGGACCTTTTTGATAAACAAAGCCAAGGGGATGGCGACTTCCCTTTCCAATTCTACGAAACGGTTGTACGAGACTACCTCGGGAAACAGATGACGTAAATGCTTGCACACCTTCTCAAGATAGAAATGCTTCAGGCAACGATAGCCTGAATCGTGAAAGAGTATCATAATCAGCATGATTTCAGCCTTGGACATCGTGGAATCACGGTGATACTTCCTCTTGTCAGACGGTTTTAGCGTATATTTTGCCATCAGTGCGTCAAAAAACTTGCAGAAGTCATCTGCCATACAAAATATTTCTGTAACTTTTGCAAGAAAAGATAACTCGCTTAGAATAAATCGGTTATTCGGATTGCTTGAAAATTGGGTAACGAGATAGCAACCGTTCGTATTTCTGAGTTCTTCATCGTTATGCTACAATGTGATAACTCTTGATGCTACAAAGGTACAAAAAGAAATGCAGACGAAAGAGGATGATGATAATTTTCTTTTCGTCTGCATTTCAATTATAGCAATTTTTTCAGTTCTTCAATATCGGGCAATGCTTGTTTCAATTTCTCAGGCATTTCGTCCGAAGTTTTGTATGTTGCAACACCTAATGGCTTGTCATAGTCTTGGATTACATACTCAACATACTTTTTATCGGCACTCTTGCATAGAACTATACCGATTGACGGATTTTCGTGTGGCTTACGCATTTGGTCGTCCACTAAACGAAGATAGGTGCATAATTGCCCTAAATAAGAAGATTTGAACGCACCTTTCTTTAATTCAATCACCACGAGTGCGTTCAGTTCTCGGTTAAAGAAAATCAAAACAGGGAAATGTTCTACTCCGTACACCTCCAATTTGTACTGATTGCCGACAAAAGCAAAGTCTCGACCAAAAGTGAGAATAAACTTCTTGATATTGTGTATGATTTCCTGCTCTATGACTCGTTCGTCAATATCTTCTTTGTCTCGCTCACCAAGTTCCTCTACATTGATAAAATCCAAAAGATATTCATCTTTGAACATTCCAATGGCTTTCAATGACTGTCGGGCATCAGGTATCTTCTGTATAAAGTTATTTGCAATCTCCCCTTGATGATTAAACAAGTCATCTTCGATTCTTGCTGACAATACCTCTTTACTCCATTTATTCGCAAGAGCTTGACGAATGTAGAACAGACGCTCTGCAAATGTTTTGGTCTTGCGGACAATAATCATATGATGTGTGAATCCCAATCCCAAGAATGAAGCAACATCAAAATTCTCTTTTTGAGGGCTCTCGCAAGGAATCAATAACTGCGTATCTATTTCGCTAACCGCAGTTAGCAATTTATCATCCCCCTAATCCGCTAATCGTAGTTAGCGATTTCAAGTCCTCGCACCAAGTCTCATAGAATTGACGCATAAATTTGATATTCGCAACAGAGAATCCACGAAGTCCCAGTAATTCTTTCTGTAATCGTTCGCTAATGGTTTCTATTGCACCTTTGCCCCAAAAACCATTACGGGAGTTTTCTGATACATATTTGCCAATGCCATAATATAGCGATAATTGTTCTTTGTTAGCAATGGAAACTGCACGATATTGGCTTTGCAATATCGCCTCTTTGATAACCCTTACAGCTTCGGTGTAAACCTGTATCTCACTCATATCTCCTTAAATTTTCTGCAAAGGTAAGGAAATAATGCCAATCAAACGCAAATATCATTGATTCAATTACCCCTTTTAAGCAAATTATTTGTACTTTTGCAAATTAATTCGTATATGGCAAGTTTTACGATGTAATATAAGTTGTACATAAAACTCTAAAAAGGAATGGCAAACATAATATCTCTATTCTCTGGCTGTGGTGGTCTGGATTTAGGATTTGAACAGGTCGGAGATTATACTACAGTATGGGCAAATGATTTCAAACACGAGGCATGTGTTACATTTAGAAATCATTTCGGAGATATTATCGTGGAAGGAGATATTGAAAGAATAGACCCTTACAACAATCCTGATATACCAGATTGTGATTTGATATTGGGCGGTTTCCCGTGCCAAGATTTTAGCATTATTTGGAAACAACCAGGACTGAATGGAGAACGAGGAAATTTATACAAGAGTTTCTTACGCTTTGTTGATGCAAAGAAGCCTAAAGCTTTTGTTGCAGAGAATGTTAAAGGAATTTTAACTGCAAACAAGAAAAGGGCTATTGAGCAAATAATTCAAGATTTTCAAGACATAGCACCAGGCTATATCGTAAAACCTCGTCTTTATAATTTCGCAGAATATGGCGTACCCGAACATAGGGAGCGAGTTCTAATTGTAGGTATTAGAGTTGACACAGGCTTCAACTTTGAGCATCCAAAGCCAACGCATGGTGTGGGTGATGGACTTCAACCATTAGTAACCGTAGGAGAAGCATTTAAGGATGTAGAAAAAGTTAAAGCAAACAATGAACTTATACGCTGTACTGAAAGGACTAAGAAGATAATTAGTTTAATTTCGGAAGGTGGTAATTTTACGGATATTCCACAAGATAGCCCATATTATGTAAAAGGTATGATTAGCCACGTATATAGACGCGTACATTTGAATGAACCATCAAAAACTATTATTGCAGCGGGTGGTGGCGGAACTTGGGGATATCATTATCCTGAAAACAGACCTTTAACGAATAGGGAGCGAGCAAGAATTCAATCTTTCCCTGATGACTTTATCTTCTATGGAAATACTACAGAAGTCCGCAGACAAATTGGAAATGCAGTGCCTCCTGTTGGTGTACACGCAGTTGCAAAGGCCCTAAAACCACTTTTCTTAAATGATTATGAAAGGATTGATTTAGTAGCAGAGTTAGAAGCTTTAAGAAATATGCCATTTAGTGAAAGATATAAACTTATACTTAAATAATGATGGACTTACTGCTAACCAAGAATCCTATCATTAATTCACTTCGTGCAAAGAGTATTAATGATTATACCTCAAAATATTTTGAGACGGCGACTCAATTAAATATTGCTACGGGATTCATTTCTAATGAGTCTATTGCAGAATTAAAGCGACTGGTTGAATATCGAGAACGTTCGTTGAATCTTTCGCTTTTTATCGGTATGAATTATATTGATGGATTTACGAAACTACAATATGATGCAGTAAAAGAACTTGGGGCAAATTTATTGGCAAATGGAATAGGCAATGTATATGTTTCACCCAAAGCTTTATTCCATGGAAAGATGTATTCCTTTTTGAAAGGAGACCAATGTTTAGGAGCATTTGTAGGCTCTTCAAATTTAGGAAGTTTTATTGGGACTTCTCAAAATCTAATAGAATCCGATATTTTCTTTGAGGCAGATTGTGGAATGCAAGTCCACAATAGAATTGTTGAAATTACAAATATTTTAGGAGAGCCTATATCGCAGGCAAAACCAATAGAAAATTTCAAGGAACCTACAACTGCTCTTTTAGATGGTTTTGAGTATGTAAAGAAGTTAAGTAATGATGATAAGGCAAAATGTCTTTTGAAAGCTTCACAGAATGTTGTTAGAATACCTTTGAAAACAGAGGAAAAATCTAATCTTAATGCTTACTTCGGGGCTGGAAAAGTAAAGGGCCGATTCAGTAGAAGAGATTACTATGAAGTAGAAATCATAATCAGTACAAAACTTCCAAACCGTTCCATATTCCCCGTATCAGATGATGGCAACTTTACTGTTATTACAGGAGATGGCTATATGTTTGAATGTGCTTGTCAAGGTACAAATAGTAAAAATTTCCGTTCTGCCCACGATTTGAAAATTTTAGGTCGTTGGATAAAAGGTCAAATGGAAAATTCGGGTGCTCTCAAATTGGGCGAAAAAGTTACCGAGGAGACATTAAGACGATTTGGGAAAAGCACTTTGGTGCTAACTCAGTCAATAGATAAAGATTTTTGGATTTTAACTCTTGAATAGTATGGGTTATCTTGAAACATACACTAATTCGTTAAATAATCCGTCTCTTGCTGCTTCTATAAAAAAGACAGCAAAGGAAGTTGCCGACAATGTAGAAAGCCAATTTGATTTCTCTGGTCAATTAACAGGATTACTATTAGGTAATGTCCAAAGTGGTAAAACAGGGCAAATGTTAGGAGTTATCTCTGATTTAGCAGATAAGGGTTTTCGTGTGTTCATACTATTAACAACTGACAATGTCGACCTACAAAGACAGACATACAATAGAGTTAAAGATGCATTGACAACATTTACCGTTTTATCGGAGAGCGATGTAGTTTCTTTTAACCCTCAAAATCTATTAAAACCCATAGTCATTGTGTTAAAGAAAAACACAAGTGTATTGAGAAAATGGGGTAATTTATTAGCCTCTTCACAACTGAACACAGGCTTATGCTTGTGTATTTTTGATGACGAGGCTGATGCTGCAAGTCTTAACACTTTAGTAAATAAGAATAGAACAAGTACAATAAATAAGCATCTTCAAAAGATAAAAGAAACCGCATCTTCATCACTTTATTTCGAAGTTACTGCAACTCCACAATCAATTATATTGCAATCAATAGTATCAGGTTGGAAGCCTGCATTTATAAACTATTTCAAGCCAGGTGAAGCATATTGGGGAGGTAATTTCTTTTATTCCAATCCGACTTCATATTGTATCAGATTTACATCTGAAAATGAATTAGAAGAAATTAGCGAAGAAGGGGATATATTATGCCCAGAAGGTTTAAGAAAAAGCATAATGTCCTTTTTGGTCGTATGTGCATACAAAAGAATCAAAGGTGAGACAAACTGCAACTTTATGATTCATCCAAGCATACGAATTGCCATACACAATAAATTTACTGAGTGTGTTCAGGAATACTTGAATCTACTACAACAATCAACTTCTGATGCAGGATTTATTGAACAATTAAAAGAGGCTTGGTCTGATTTGCAACAAACGAAACCAGACTTAACTCATTATGATGATATATATGAGCAAGTTATCGATATTTTAGATAACACTTTAATTTGTGTTATACCACTTAACTCAAAAAGTTTTATTTGTCGAGACTCCAACAATCCAGATGCTTTAGATTTATCAAAAGGCTTTAATATTGTAGTAGGAGGTAATACGCTGGGACGAGGTATTACATTCCCTCATTTGCAAACTGTATATTACTGCCGTTCATCCAAAACTCCTCAGGCTGATACATTTTGGCAACATTCACGAATTTTTGGATATGATAGAGAGAAGGAACTGGTGAGAATATATATACCTCATACATTACATTCTTTGTTTGTTTCGTTAAATGAAGCTAATGAGATTTTAATCAAACAGATAGAAAATGGTATAGATAATGTGCAAATAATCTATCCAGAGGGAATCAAACCCACAAGAAAGAATGTTCTTGATAACAAGTACCTAAATATGATAGTAGGTGGAGTAAATATGTTTGCCTCGAATCCTATCTCAAGGTACACACAAGATATTGATGATATTGTGGACGCATATACTAACTCTGAATATGTAGATGTGCCAGCGGAACTATTAATAAATATCTTAGGAAAAACAGGTAGCGATATTCAATCTGACTTTGATAGCAAGAAATATATTGCATGCATAAAAGCCCTTCAAGAAAAACGACCAACTATTAAGTGTCGTTTAATTGTTAGAGTTAATCGTGATATCAGTAAAGGTACGGGAACACTGCTCTCTCCAACGGATAGAAAGTTGGGTGATAAGTTTAATGATGATATAACTTTAACAATCTATCGAGTTAATGGCTCGGTAAACAAAGGTTGGGAAGGTATTCCTATTTGGATTCCCAATATCAAGTTCCCTGACGGAATATGTTTTTATGATATTACAGAATAACAGTAATGGCGACCACTTACAGATTGGTCGCCATTATTGTTAGAGTTTCATGCCACTACTTCTTCTCGGCTGTATAGGCTGACGGAATGACTGTCGGAGTTTGTCATATTGCTCGTTGAACCATTGGCTGAGAGGTATTCGATTTGCGGTTAAGGTCAGACGCTTATCGTTATCTCGTAGAATCTGTAACGGGGTGTTTTCAGTAGCAAACCATCGGTTATGCTCTGAGGAGAATAGTCGTCCCGTAAAGTTCAGCACTTTGCCTTTAATCAGTTCAGCAAACTCCATAGCCGAGAGCCCGATTTGCTTGGCGAGGCGTTCCAATCGCAGGAGGTGGGCAAAATTTGGATACCAACGATGAGCAGTGTTGATTATCGAATTGAGGATGTTGGTCTCTTCCTTATGCTCAGCCTCCTTTGCTTCGAGAGCCTTGCGATGCTCGTTATCCTTGTTCATCATAGTTCTGCTATGCTCCACCTGCATTTGCTTGATGTTGGTTTGCAGTTGCTCAATGGTCTCATCTCGGATTGCGATTTCATCTCTCAAATCCTCGTTCTTGCGTTCCAATGATTTCATCTTACCACTACCGAAAAGAGAACTCACACCGCTTGCAAGGGCTGTGGCTGCATCGGTGGCTACGCTTTTGAGTTTGTCGGTGCGTATCTCCGATTTCACCTGTTTGAGTTCTTGCTCGGCAAGATCTATCTGGTGTTCCTTATGCTGCCTCTCAGCCTCGATGCGTTCAAGCTCGGCACGCTGCTTCTCGATGATGAAGTCGTTACGCTCCAAATGCTCCTTGCCCGTCTCGGCTTTGGATTGCCCTCGCTCCATTGATAGAATTTCAGATAGCAATGTCTGCATCTGTGTCATATCATCATCGTTGAGTTTGTAACTTTTGCCCGTTTCGTGATTCATCCAATCGAATACGATATGGGCGTGGTAGTTCGGCTTAAACCATCTGCCACCGATTTGAAAACTCTCCTTATCGTCTGTATCGGGCTTGCCACTCAGCCAATGCCCCTCGTCTTTGTGTAGGAATATCTGAAGCGGTGTGATGCCCCAACGCTCCCGGCACTCCTCGCCAAACCTGAGAACATCTTCCAATGTGGTGTCGGACTTGATGAGTAACACGCCCTCACGAATGGGCGAGCATCCCGACACCTTGATAATCTTGCCACTCTTGGTTTTGCGTTCTCGCTCTTTCTCCTGCATCGCTCGCCCCGTCTTTGCCTTAACCATCTGCTTGATGTTGTCGTAATGCGTCTGTAAATCGTAGTCACCCAAGCGAGGGTTTATCCAATGCTCGTTGTCGGCAACGAGTTCGGGAATGAGGTAGATTTTCGACTCCCCGATGTTACGGATATATTCGGGAGTTCTGAGGTTGTGAGCCTCGCTTGATGATATGTTGCAAGGCTTGATATGTATGCTGCTTTTTATTGCCATAGTTCTTTGATTTTATTGGTTACAATTAGACCGTTTGTTTGCTTGCTTCCGCTTACGGGGTTCTTAGGGGCAACGCCCATAAGCGGAGTGCAGAGAGGTCACTCTGCCCCACAACTACACATCGGCGAAGCGTGTAGTTATAGTGGGCTATAACCTGAAGCCTCGTTTCTTCTTCGGCTGCGGTTGTAGTATCCGTTTTACGGATTGAACTTGCGATTTCTTTACTGCTTGTTTCGCTTGTATTCTGTGGCGTAAGTAGTCGTTCAAATCCTTATGCTCGGCATAGTGTTTCGACATATCCCGAAGCCTGTCTCCGAACATCTTTTTCAGACTCTCCACTGCTGTTTGTCCTGCCTGGTCGTTGTCGAGGAAACAGCCGATTCTGCTGTATGGTCTTAGCAGTCGTTCCGCTTTTGAGAGGTTGGTGACGGAGTTGAGTACCATATAATCCTGTGCCTCGATGCGAGGCTCTTCGGGGTGGTCGTTTGCCCGAATGGTGAGATACGAGAGGTAATCCATAAACCCCTCGAAGAGATAACACGCTGCTCGTGGCTCGCCCTGCTGTCGAATATGGGTAATATCCTTTGGAGCGACGCACCCCTTGAAGTAGCGGTTGCGGAGCTCATAGCCTCCTGCCATATTCGGAAAGCCGATGGCGAAGTATGGTTTGCTGTTATACTCAAATCGTAACTCCTTACACTCTCTTTTGGCGAGTTCGATGTTTATGCCTCGCTCCTGAAAGTAGGCGGTTAGTGCAGGCGAGGATAACTCGCCAACCTTTATGTCCTCAAAACTATGATTAGAGGTTTGTTGCTCGCCAAAAGAAAAGGTGGCAGGGCGTATGTATGGTGTCCGCTCCGCTATGCGTGCCAACAGATAGGCAACATTGTCGCTATGGTACAACTCGGCTGCCAATGCGATGATATTGCCACCCTTGCCGATACCAAAGTCATACCATTGGTTAAGTT
Coding sequences within it:
- a CDS encoding S24/S26 family peptidase; protein product: MPGKLAVTEIQFANAQLLPEIVKMLNEGRTVTLRLKGFSMRPFLEDNRDKALLIKPSNVKIGDPVLAEIEPKHFVLHRIIRIEGENVTLLGDGNLGVEHCKLENIVGAVVGFYRKGRSEMDRTDAWKWKTYSRIWMTLRPARRYLLGIYRRLWIPVFGTI
- a CDS encoding PqqD family protein, yielding MKAKNGFNLRQVCGENIIVAEGKENIDFSNIISMNESSAFLWKEVQNLPSFTVDDMVRILTDAYDVDEDTARKDAATLASQWGTTGIIEGDDIPVIEESATLSENNSPVFEETPKEEKKEVLKKPSGVIEKENKVSQ
- a CDS encoding IS982 family transposase produces the protein MADDFCKFFDALMAKYTLKPSDKRKYHRDSTMSKAEIMLIMILFHDSGYRCLKHFYLEKVCKHLRHLFPEVVSYNRFVELEREVAIPLALFIKKVLLGKCTDISFVDSTPLRVCRNQRIHIHKVFRGIAQRGKCSMGWFFGFKLHLICNERGELLNFMITPGGLDDRKPLEYKAFVEFIHGKLVGDKGYISKGLFQRLFVDGIQLITKLKSNMKGALMSVSDKLLLRKRAIIETVNDELKNIAQVEHSRHRSFDNFIVNLLGGIAAYCLFPKKPCINVQRTLDTQLALF
- a CDS encoding DNA cytosine methyltransferase, whose translation is MANIISLFSGCGGLDLGFEQVGDYTTVWANDFKHEACVTFRNHFGDIIVEGDIERIDPYNNPDIPDCDLILGGFPCQDFSIIWKQPGLNGERGNLYKSFLRFVDAKKPKAFVAENVKGILTANKKRAIEQIIQDFQDIAPGYIVKPRLYNFAEYGVPEHRERVLIVGIRVDTGFNFEHPKPTHGVGDGLQPLVTVGEAFKDVEKVKANNELIRCTERTKKIISLISEGGNFTDIPQDSPYYVKGMISHVYRRVHLNEPSKTIIAAGGGGTWGYHYPENRPLTNRERARIQSFPDDFIFYGNTTEVRRQIGNAVPPVGVHAVAKALKPLFLNDYERIDLVAELEALRNMPFSERYKLILK
- a CDS encoding restriction endonuclease PLD domain-containing protein; translation: MMDLLLTKNPIINSLRAKSINDYTSKYFETATQLNIATGFISNESIAELKRLVEYRERSLNLSLFIGMNYIDGFTKLQYDAVKELGANLLANGIGNVYVSPKALFHGKMYSFLKGDQCLGAFVGSSNLGSFIGTSQNLIESDIFFEADCGMQVHNRIVEITNILGEPISQAKPIENFKEPTTALLDGFEYVKKLSNDDKAKCLLKASQNVVRIPLKTEEKSNLNAYFGAGKVKGRFSRRDYYEVEIIISTKLPNRSIFPVSDDGNFTVITGDGYMFECACQGTNSKNFRSAHDLKILGRWIKGQMENSGALKLGEKVTEETLRRFGKSTLVLTQSIDKDFWILTLE
- a CDS encoding Z1 domain-containing protein, which produces MGYLETYTNSLNNPSLAASIKKTAKEVADNVESQFDFSGQLTGLLLGNVQSGKTGQMLGVISDLADKGFRVFILLTTDNVDLQRQTYNRVKDALTTFTVLSESDVVSFNPQNLLKPIVIVLKKNTSVLRKWGNLLASSQLNTGLCLCIFDDEADAASLNTLVNKNRTSTINKHLQKIKETASSSLYFEVTATPQSIILQSIVSGWKPAFINYFKPGEAYWGGNFFYSNPTSYCIRFTSENELEEISEEGDILCPEGLRKSIMSFLVVCAYKRIKGETNCNFMIHPSIRIAIHNKFTECVQEYLNLLQQSTSDAGFIEQLKEAWSDLQQTKPDLTHYDDIYEQVIDILDNTLICVIPLNSKSFICRDSNNPDALDLSKGFNIVVGGNTLGRGITFPHLQTVYYCRSSKTPQADTFWQHSRIFGYDREKELVRIYIPHTLHSLFVSLNEANEILIKQIENGIDNVQIIYPEGIKPTRKNVLDNKYLNMIVGGVNMFASNPISRYTQDIDDIVDAYTNSEYVDVPAELLINILGKTGSDIQSDFDSKKYIACIKALQEKRPTIKCRLIVRVNRDISKGTGTLLSPTDRKLGDKFNDDITLTIYRVNGSVNKGWEGIPIWIPNIKFPDGICFYDITE
- a CDS encoding toprim domain-containing protein, whose protein sequence is MTINDAKQIKLADYLQSLGYTPVKQQGKSLWYKSPLRNETDASFKVNTELNQWYDFGIGKGGNIIALAAELYHSDNVAYLLARIAERTPYIRPATFSFGEQQTSNHSFEDIKVGELSSPALTAYFQERGINIELAKRECKELRFEYNSKPYFAIGFPNMAGGYELRNRYFKGCVAPKDITHIRQQGEPRAACYLFEGFMDYLSYLTIRANDHPEEPRIEAQDYMVLNSVTNLSKAERLLRPYSRIGCFLDNDQAGQTAVESLKKMFGDRLRDMSKHYAEHKDLNDYLRHRIQAKQAVKKSQVQSVKRILQPQPKKKRGFRL